A window of the Candidatus Poribacteria bacterium genome harbors these coding sequences:
- a CDS encoding YlxR family protein yields MTAPERSCMGCRQKGAKRTLVRIVRLEDGSLCADPTGKRPGRGAYVCSDGACIERALTPKSLIRALRLTTPIAPPQIEALRSELTQLVNDGPDGSPKTRRMGVVTR; encoded by the coding sequence ATGACGGCACCGGAACGGAGCTGCATGGGCTGTCGGCAGAAGGGAGCCAAGCGAACGTTGGTTCGGATCGTGCGGCTCGAAGATGGCTCGCTCTGCGCCGATCCGACGGGGAAGCGTCCGGGACGCGGCGCCTATGTTTGCAGCGATGGGGCATGTATCGAGCGCGCCCTGACGCCCAAGTCGCTCATTCGCGCTCTGCGGCTGACGACCCCGATCGCGCCTCCCCAGATCGAGGCGCTCCGATCGGAGCTCACGCAACTAGTCAACGACGGACCTGACGGATCGCCAAAGACACGACGAATGGGGGTGGTTACCCGATGA